The Seriola aureovittata isolate HTS-2021-v1 ecotype China chromosome 2, ASM2101889v1, whole genome shotgun sequence genome has a segment encoding these proteins:
- the etnk2 gene encoding ethanolamine kinase 2, with the protein METQIHVPVGSPVIRKIPIFVDEHNVTEGAMKLIKELRPTWDTSHVKTKLFTDGTTNKLVGCYVEDSPEDVVLVRVYGNKTELIVDRDNELKSFQVLHANGCAPRLYCTFQNGICYEFMQGDALGTQDVRDPSLLRLIAREMARIHAIHAHNGCIPKPNLWIKMRKYFSLVATEFTDQASNIRIQQEVPSKVVLEQEMVWMKEHLSTLGSPVVLCHNDLLCKNIIHNSKEGHVRFIDYEYSSYNYQAFDIGNHFNEFAGMTELDYGLYPSREMQMDWLKVYLQAYKLFTKKTEEVSPRELETLYVQVNKFALASHFFWGFWALIQAKYSSIDFDFLGYAVLRFNQYFKTKPAVMAMQIPE; encoded by the exons ATGGAGACGCAGATACATGTGCCAGTCGGGTCGCCGGTCATTAGAAAAATTCCCATTTTCGTGGACGAACACAACGTAACGGAGGGGGCGATGAAGCTCATTAAAGAGCTGAGACCGACGTGGGACACCAGCCATGTCAAGACCAAG CTCTTCACTGATGGAACCACCAACAAGCTGGTGGGCTGCTACGTGGAGGACAGTCCAGAGGACGTCGTGCTGGTCCGAGTGTACGGGAACAAGACTGAGCTGATTGTGGACAGAGACAATGAGCTCAAGAGCTTTCAG GTGCTACATGCTAATGGTTGCGCTCCTCGTCTCTACTGCACCTTTCAGAACGGCATCTGCTATGAGTTCATGCAGGGGGATGCTCTGGGGACGCAGGATGTCAGGGATCCTTCCCTACTCAG actgATAGCCAGGGAGATGGCTCGTATTCATGCCATCCACGCACACAACGGCTGCATCCCCAAACCTAACCTCTGGATCAAGATGAGGAAATACTTCTCCCTTGTGGCCACAGAGTTCACCGATCAAGCCTCCAACATCAG GATCCAGCAGGAGGTTCCCAGCAAGGTGGTGCTGGAGCAGGAGATGGTGTGGATGAAGGAGCATCTCTCCACGCTGGGCTCCCCTGTGGTGCTCTGCCACAATGACCTGCTCTGCAAGAACATCATCCACAACAGCAAAGAGG gtCATGTTCGGTTCATTGACTATGAATACTCCAGCTACAACTACCAGGCCTTCGACATTGGCAACCACTTCAACGAATTTGCAG GTATGACTGAGCTGGACTACGGGCTGTACCCCAGTCGGGAGATGCAAATGGACTGGCTCAAAGTTTACCTGCAGGCATACAAACTCTTCAccaagaaaacagaggaggtcAGCCCACGAGAGCTGGAGACACTCTACGTACAGGTCAACAAGTTTGCTCTG GCTTCTCACTTCTTTTGGGGCTTCTGGGCGCTCATCCAGGCCAAATACTCCTCCATCGATTTTGACTTCCTTGG GTACGCTGTGCTTCGTTTCAACCAGTACTTTAAGACCAAACCTGCAGTGATGGCCATGCAGATCCCAGaatga